From Pantoea sp. Ep11b, the proteins below share one genomic window:
- the mdtC gene encoding multidrug efflux RND transporter permease subunit MdtC, producing MKFFTLFIHRPVATTLLTLAIALAGVLGFRLLPVAPLPQVDFPVIVISASLPGAAPEIMASSVATPLERSLGRISGVSEMTSTSSLGNTRIILVFDFDRDINGAARDVQAAINAAQSLLPTGMPSRPTWRKVNPSDAPIMIMTLTSDTYNPGQLYDYASTQLAQKLSQIEGVGDVTVGGSSLPAVRVALNPQALFNQGVSLDDVRTAISSANQRRPQGALDDTQRRWQLRTNDALQTAREYQPLIVHYKNGAAVRLSDVATVQDSVQDVRNAGMSRGKPAVLLLIRKTPDANVIDTVDRIRAEMPRLHEVIPAAIDLQIAQDRSPTIRASLHEVEQSLIIAVLLVIMVVFLFLRSGRATLIPAVAVPVSLIGTFAAMYLCGFSLNNLSLMALTIATGFVVDDAIVVLENIARHVEAGMKPLAAALKGVQEVGFTVLSMSLSLVAVFLPLLMIGGLIGRFFSEFAITLSVSIVISLFISITLTPMMCAYLLKPHAPRSQPRRRGAGRLLMAIQQGYGRSLRVVLNHARWVMLLFVATIVLTGWLFVHVPKTFMPEQDTGRLSGFISADQSISFQAMRSKLQDFMEIVGADPAVDSVVGFTGGMRTNSGSMFISLKPLSERKESAQAVIARLRGKLAKEPGASLYLNAVQDLRSGGREANASYQYSLLSDDLGALRTWEPKIREAFSALPQLADVNSDQQDKGSEMALTYDRESMARLGIDVSKANDLLNNAFGQRQISTIYQPLNQYKVVMEVDPRYTEDISALSQMFVINDAGKAIPLSWFAHWQPANAPLSVNHEGLSAASTISFNLPEGVSLSQASEAIDRTMTAIGVPSSVRGSFAGTAQVFKQSQSSQLWLMLAAIGAVYIVLGILYESYVHPLTILSTLPSAGVGALLALELFDTPFSLIALIGILLLIGIVKKNAIMMVDFALEAERNGQLSAREAIFQACLLRFRPIMMTTLAALFGALPLVLSSGDGAELRQPLGITIAGGLVMSQLLTLYTTPVVYLMMDKLRRKKRPLVATPQP from the coding sequence GTGAAGTTCTTTACCCTCTTTATCCACAGGCCCGTAGCAACCACCCTGCTGACGCTGGCTATCGCGCTGGCCGGGGTGCTGGGTTTCCGCCTGCTGCCGGTGGCCCCGCTGCCCCAGGTCGATTTTCCGGTGATCGTGATCTCCGCCTCGCTGCCGGGTGCCGCGCCGGAGATCATGGCGTCATCGGTGGCCACGCCGCTGGAGCGTTCGCTGGGACGGATCTCAGGCGTCAGCGAAATGACCTCCACCAGCTCGCTGGGCAACACCCGCATCATCCTGGTGTTTGATTTCGACCGTGACATCAACGGAGCCGCGCGCGACGTGCAGGCCGCGATTAACGCCGCGCAGAGCCTGCTGCCGACCGGGATGCCGTCGCGTCCGACGTGGCGCAAGGTTAACCCTTCCGATGCGCCGATCATGATCATGACGCTGACGTCGGATACCTACAATCCGGGTCAGCTCTACGACTACGCCTCCACCCAGCTGGCGCAGAAGCTGTCGCAGATTGAGGGCGTGGGTGATGTAACCGTAGGCGGCAGCTCGCTGCCTGCGGTTCGCGTGGCACTGAATCCGCAGGCGCTGTTTAACCAGGGTGTCTCTCTGGATGACGTGCGCACCGCCATTTCCAGTGCCAACCAGCGACGTCCGCAGGGGGCACTGGATGATACCCAGCGGCGCTGGCAGCTTCGGACCAATGACGCGCTGCAGACCGCGCGTGAGTATCAGCCACTGATCGTCCATTATAAAAACGGTGCGGCCGTCCGGCTGTCGGATGTGGCCACGGTCCAGGATTCGGTACAGGATGTGCGCAACGCCGGGATGTCGCGCGGCAAGCCTGCGGTGCTGCTGCTGATCCGCAAAACGCCTGACGCTAACGTGATCGACACCGTGGACCGTATCCGCGCTGAAATGCCCCGGCTGCATGAGGTGATCCCGGCCGCTATCGACCTGCAGATTGCGCAGGATCGCTCACCAACGATTCGTGCTTCGCTGCATGAGGTCGAGCAGTCACTGATCATCGCCGTGCTGCTGGTGATCATGGTGGTATTTCTCTTCCTGCGTTCAGGCCGGGCCACGCTGATCCCCGCCGTTGCCGTGCCGGTTTCACTGATCGGCACCTTCGCTGCCATGTACCTCTGCGGCTTCAGCCTGAACAACCTGTCGCTGATGGCGCTGACCATCGCCACCGGTTTTGTGGTGGATGACGCGATCGTGGTGCTGGAGAACATTGCCCGCCACGTCGAAGCGGGCATGAAGCCGCTGGCGGCCGCGCTGAAAGGGGTGCAGGAAGTCGGCTTTACCGTGCTGTCGATGAGCCTGTCGCTGGTGGCGGTGTTCCTGCCGCTGCTGATGATCGGCGGGCTGATTGGCCGCTTCTTCTCAGAATTTGCCATTACCCTGTCGGTCTCTATCGTCATCTCCCTGTTTATCTCAATCACCCTGACGCCGATGATGTGCGCTTATCTGCTGAAGCCGCACGCGCCGCGCAGCCAGCCACGTCGTCGCGGGGCAGGTCGTCTGCTGATGGCGATCCAGCAGGGGTATGGCCGTTCGCTCAGGGTAGTGCTGAACCATGCGCGCTGGGTCATGCTGCTGTTTGTCGCCACCATTGTCCTGACCGGCTGGCTGTTTGTGCATGTGCCGAAAACCTTTATGCCCGAACAGGATACCGGACGGCTCTCCGGCTTTATCTCTGCCGACCAGAGTATTTCGTTCCAGGCGATGCGCAGTAAACTGCAGGATTTTATGGAGATTGTCGGGGCCGATCCGGCTGTGGACAGCGTGGTGGGCTTTACCGGCGGAATGCGCACCAACAGCGGCTCAATGTTTATCTCGCTGAAACCGCTCTCTGAGCGCAAAGAGAGCGCGCAGGCGGTTATCGCCCGGCTGCGCGGCAAGCTGGCAAAAGAGCCAGGCGCCAGTCTCTATCTGAATGCGGTGCAGGATCTGCGCTCCGGTGGACGGGAGGCGAACGCCAGCTACCAGTATTCGCTGCTGTCGGACGATCTGGGCGCCCTGCGGACGTGGGAGCCGAAAATCCGCGAGGCGTTTTCTGCCCTGCCGCAGCTGGCAGATGTGAACTCCGATCAGCAGGATAAGGGCAGCGAGATGGCGCTGACTTACGATCGGGAGAGCATGGCGCGGCTGGGTATCGACGTCTCAAAGGCCAACGATCTGCTGAACAATGCCTTTGGGCAGCGTCAGATATCCACTATTTATCAACCACTCAATCAGTACAAAGTGGTCATGGAGGTCGATCCGCGCTACACCGAGGATATCAGCGCCCTGTCGCAGATGTTTGTGATTAATGACGCGGGTAAAGCGATTCCGCTGTCGTGGTTCGCGCACTGGCAGCCCGCCAACGCGCCGCTGTCGGTGAACCATGAAGGCCTGTCGGCCGCATCCACTATCTCGTTTAACCTGCCGGAAGGGGTGTCGCTGTCGCAGGCGTCAGAGGCGATCGATCGCACCATGACTGCCATTGGCGTTCCCTCCAGCGTGCGCGGCAGCTTTGCCGGAACGGCGCAGGTGTTTAAGCAGTCGCAAAGCAGCCAGCTCTGGCTGATGCTGGCGGCAATCGGGGCGGTCTATATCGTGCTGGGGATCCTTTATGAGAGCTATGTGCATCCGCTGACCATCCTCTCTACCCTGCCCTCGGCGGGCGTGGGCGCGCTGCTGGCGCTGGAGCTGTTCGATACGCCTTTCAGCCTGATTGCACTGATCGGCATTCTGCTGCTGATCGGCATCGTGAAAAAGAACGCTATCATGATGGTCGATTTCGCGCTGGAAGCGGAGCGCAACGGCCAGCTCAGCGCGCGCGAGGCGATCTTCCAGGCCTGCCTGCTGCGCTTCCGGCCGATTATGATGACCACGCTGGCTGCCCTGTTTGGTGCGCTGCCGCTGGTGCTGAGCAGCGGCGATGGCGCGGAGCTGCGTCAGCCGCTGGGGATTACCATCGCAGGCGGTCTGGTGATGAGCCAGCTGCTGACGCTCTACACGACGCCGGTGGTCTATCTGATGATGGATAAACTGCGGCGCAAAAAACGTCCGCTGGTCGCCACGCCGCAGCCGTAA
- a CDS encoding MFS transporter, with product MSTQSTNVRWQLWIVAIGFFMQTLDTTIVNTAIPAMAHDLGVSPLHMHAVIVYYVLTVAVMLPVSGWLADRFGVRNIFFSAILLFSLGSLLCALSATLDQLVLSRVVQGIGGAMMVPVGRLTVMKIVPREQYMSAMTFVTLPGQIGPLLGPALGGVLVEYASWHWIFLINIPVGIAGAIATLMLMPNYRMQTRRFDFAGFILLAAGMATLTLALDGQRSSGGSPLLLGGMILAGTFSLLFYLLHARDNDNALFSLKLFDNPIYAIGLLGSFTGRIGSGMLPFMTPIFLQLGMGYSPFHAGLMMIPMVLGNMGMKRIVVRIVNLYGYRRVLVMSTVALALVVLLFPLVAMLGWVWLLPLVLFLQGMVNAIRFSSMNTLTLKELPDELASSGNSLLSMIMQLSMSIGVTVAGLLLGAFAQESVAGSAAEHQMFIYTYLCMSLIIILPALVFWRVPSQVSTNVDLRRRRKK from the coding sequence ATGAGTACGCAAAGCACTAACGTCCGCTGGCAGTTATGGATCGTTGCCATCGGCTTCTTTATGCAGACGCTGGATACCACCATCGTGAACACGGCGATCCCCGCTATGGCGCACGATCTGGGCGTCAGCCCGCTGCACATGCACGCGGTCATCGTCTACTACGTGCTGACGGTGGCGGTGATGCTGCCGGTCAGCGGCTGGCTGGCGGATCGCTTTGGCGTGCGCAACATCTTCTTCAGCGCGATTCTGCTGTTCAGTCTGGGATCGCTGCTGTGCGCCCTCTCCGCCACGCTGGATCAGCTGGTGCTGTCGCGGGTGGTTCAGGGGATTGGCGGCGCGATGATGGTGCCGGTGGGCCGCCTGACGGTGATGAAGATCGTGCCGCGTGAGCAGTACATGTCCGCGATGACCTTTGTCACCCTGCCCGGTCAGATCGGCCCGCTGCTCGGCCCGGCGCTGGGCGGCGTGCTGGTGGAGTACGCCAGCTGGCACTGGATCTTCCTGATCAATATTCCGGTCGGCATCGCGGGCGCTATCGCCACCCTGATGCTGATGCCCAACTACCGTATGCAGACGCGGCGCTTTGACTTTGCCGGTTTTATCCTGCTGGCCGCCGGCATGGCGACCCTGACCCTGGCGCTGGATGGTCAGCGCAGCAGCGGCGGCTCTCCCCTGCTGCTGGGCGGCATGATTCTGGCGGGCACCTTCTCGCTGCTCTTCTATCTGCTGCATGCGCGCGACAATGATAATGCGCTGTTCAGCCTGAAGCTGTTCGATAACCCGATTTACGCCATCGGCCTGCTCGGCAGCTTCACCGGCCGCATCGGCAGTGGCATGCTGCCCTTTATGACGCCGATATTTCTGCAGCTCGGCATGGGCTACAGCCCGTTCCACGCTGGTCTGATGATGATTCCGATGGTGCTGGGCAATATGGGGATGAAGCGCATCGTGGTGCGCATCGTTAATCTTTATGGCTATCGCCGGGTGCTGGTGATGTCGACCGTGGCGCTGGCGCTGGTGGTGCTGCTCTTCCCGCTGGTGGCGATGCTGGGCTGGGTCTGGCTGCTGCCGCTGGTGCTGTTTCTGCAGGGGATGGTGAACGCCATTCGCTTCTCGTCGATGAATACCCTGACGCTGAAGGAGCTGCCCGATGAGCTGGCCTCCAGCGGCAACAGCCTGCTGTCGATGATCATGCAGCTGTCGATGAGTATTGGCGTCACCGTGGCCGGGCTGCTGCTGGGGGCGTTTGCGCAGGAGAGCGTGGCGGGCAGCGCCGCAGAGCACCAGATGTTTATTTATACCTACCTTTGCATGTCGCTGATTATCATCCTGCCCGCGCTGGTATTCTGGCGCGTTCCCTCCCAGGTGAGTACCAACGTCGATCTGCGACGCCGGAGAAAAAAATGA
- the baeS gene encoding two-component system sensor histidine kinase BaeS translates to MRVNLRLGIGAKLFMAIFATCMLVLITMHWGVRLSFEHGFVDYIKRGNQQRLNLLSDALADQYEQHGNWDFLRHNDRLIFTMLRSLEQNPDSSSQLPPHGWRTQFWVLDQQYKVMVGPPGPVPPEGTRRNITTSTGRIVGWVIGSPPERLTRSTDINFDLQQRRTSWIIVGLSTLLAALATWLMARGLLAPVKRLVDGTHHLAAGNFATRVEVSSRDELGQLAGDFNLLARSLEKNESMRRAFMADISHELRTPLAILRGELEAMQDGVRKLTPEAIASLQSEVVVLTKLVDDLHQLSLSDVGALAYRKQATDLVQLLEVTAGSFAERYRAHQLTLKLNLPDQAPFFGDPDRLMQLFTNLLENSLRYTDSGGRVEVTLRYEAPDWHIEFDDSAPGVDKAYQAQIFERFFRTEGSRNRASGGSGLGLAICKNIAAAHGGDLHAAHSDLGGLKIALHLRYVPPV, encoded by the coding sequence ATGAGAGTGAACCTGCGCCTGGGTATCGGGGCGAAACTGTTTATGGCGATCTTCGCCACCTGTATGCTGGTGCTGATCACCATGCACTGGGGCGTGCGGCTCAGCTTCGAGCATGGCTTCGTCGACTACATCAAGCGCGGCAATCAGCAGCGCCTGAACCTGCTCAGCGATGCGCTGGCTGACCAGTATGAGCAGCACGGCAACTGGGATTTTTTGCGTCACAACGATCGGCTGATTTTCACCATGCTGCGTTCGCTGGAGCAGAACCCGGACAGCAGCAGTCAGCTGCCGCCCCACGGCTGGCGTACCCAGTTCTGGGTGCTCGATCAGCAGTACAAGGTGATGGTCGGCCCGCCGGGGCCGGTGCCGCCGGAAGGCACGCGGCGCAATATCACCACCAGCACGGGCAGGATAGTCGGCTGGGTGATCGGCTCTCCACCGGAGCGGCTGACGCGCAGTACCGATATTAACTTTGATCTTCAGCAGCGGCGCACCAGCTGGATCATCGTCGGCCTCTCGACCCTGCTGGCGGCGCTGGCGACCTGGCTGATGGCGCGCGGTCTGCTGGCCCCGGTTAAGCGGCTGGTCGACGGCACCCATCATCTGGCGGCCGGTAACTTCGCCACCCGCGTCGAGGTCAGCAGCCGGGATGAACTGGGTCAGCTGGCGGGCGACTTCAACCTTCTCGCCCGCTCGCTGGAGAAAAACGAAAGCATGCGTCGCGCCTTTATGGCCGATATCTCCCACGAGCTGCGCACCCCGCTGGCGATTCTGCGGGGTGAGCTGGAAGCGATGCAGGATGGGGTGCGCAAGCTGACGCCGGAAGCGATCGCCTCGTTACAGAGTGAAGTGGTGGTACTGACCAAGCTGGTGGATGACCTGCATCAGCTGTCGCTCTCTGACGTGGGAGCCCTCGCCTACCGCAAACAGGCGACCGATCTGGTACAGCTGCTGGAGGTGACGGCGGGCAGCTTTGCCGAACGCTATCGCGCGCACCAGCTGACGCTGAAACTGAATCTGCCCGACCAGGCCCCCTTCTTTGGCGATCCCGACCGCCTGATGCAACTCTTCACCAACCTGCTGGAGAACAGCCTGCGCTACACCGACAGCGGAGGCCGGGTAGAGGTGACGCTCCGCTATGAGGCTCCCGACTGGCATATCGAATTTGATGACAGTGCGCCCGGCGTGGACAAGGCGTATCAGGCGCAGATTTTTGAGCGTTTCTTCCGCACCGAGGGGTCACGCAACCGTGCCAGCGGCGGCTCAGGCCTCGGCCTCGCGATCTGCAAAAATATTGCGGCCGCGCATGGTGGCGACCTTCATGCGGCGCACTCTGATTTAGGTGGACTGAAAATCGCGCTACACTTGCGCTATGTTCCCCCTGTGTAG
- the baeR gene encoding two-component system response regulator BaeR yields the protein MSQETPDPLILVVEDEPKLAQLMIDYLLASNYRTHHIADGSAVLEYVRQTPPDLMLLDLMLPGTDGLTLCREIRRHSDLPIIMVTARTEEIDRLLGLELGADDYICKPFSPREVVARVKTILRRVRRSAEEPQSASLLRVDESRFSASWREKPLDLTPAEFRLLKTLSLEPGKVFSREQLLNHLYDDYRVVTDRTIDSHIKNLRRKLELLDSEQPFIRAVYGMGYRWEADACHLI from the coding sequence ATGAGCCAGGAAACCCCCGATCCGCTGATTCTGGTGGTCGAAGATGAGCCGAAACTGGCGCAGCTGATGATCGATTATCTGCTCGCCTCAAATTACCGTACCCATCACATTGCCGACGGCAGTGCGGTGCTGGAGTATGTCCGCCAGACGCCACCCGATCTGATGCTGCTGGATTTAATGCTGCCCGGCACAGACGGCCTGACGCTGTGCCGCGAAATCCGCCGCCATTCCGACCTGCCGATTATTATGGTGACGGCGCGCACCGAAGAGATCGACCGGCTGCTGGGGCTGGAGCTGGGCGCGGATGACTACATCTGCAAACCCTTCAGTCCGCGTGAGGTGGTGGCGCGGGTGAAAACCATTCTGCGTCGGGTCAGACGTTCAGCGGAGGAGCCGCAGAGCGCCTCGCTGCTGCGGGTCGATGAAAGCCGCTTCTCCGCCAGCTGGCGCGAGAAACCACTTGATCTCACCCCGGCGGAGTTCCGCCTGCTGAAAACGCTGTCGCTGGAGCCGGGCAAGGTCTTTTCACGCGAACAGCTGCTTAACCATCTCTATGATGACTATCGCGTGGTGACGGATCGCACAATCGACAGCCACATCAAGAATCTGCGCCGCAAGCTGGAGCTGCTCGACAGCGAGCAACCCTTTATCCGCGCCGTTTACGGCATGGGGTATCGCTGGGAGGCCGACGCCTGTCATTTGATCTAG
- the yegQ gene encoding tRNA 5-hydroxyuridine modification protein YegQ: MKPELLSPAGTLKNMRYAFAYGADAVYAGQPRYSLRVRNNEFTHENLALGISEAHALGKKFYVVVNIAPHNAKLKTFIRDLTPVVAMQPDALIMSDPGLIMLVREAFPSMPIHLSVQANAVNWATVKFWQQRGLSRVILSRELSLEEIAEIRQQVPEMELEVFVHGALCMAYSGRCLLSGYMNKRDPNQGTCTNACRWEYKVAEGQQDEVGNIVGIHEPIAVQDVTPTLGVGQPTDKVFLLEEKMKPGEVMSAFEDEHGTYIMNSRDLRAVAHVERLSGMGVHSLKIEGRTKSYYYCARTAQVYRRAIDDAADGKPFDPSLLQTLEGLAHRGYTEGFLRRHTHDSYQNYQQGFSVSDRQQFVGEFTGERRGAWAEVAVKNKFMLHDSTEIMTPAGNLQCRIDALQNARGEPTEIAPGDGHRVWLQVPEEVDLQFALLLRNFDHGEDTRDPHNRLPTETIC; the protein is encoded by the coding sequence ATGAAACCTGAGCTTCTTTCCCCCGCCGGCACGCTGAAAAACATGCGTTACGCCTTTGCCTACGGTGCCGATGCCGTCTATGCCGGCCAGCCGCGCTACAGCCTGCGGGTGCGCAACAACGAATTTACCCACGAGAATCTTGCGCTGGGCATCAGCGAGGCCCACGCGCTGGGCAAAAAATTCTATGTGGTCGTCAACATTGCGCCGCACAACGCCAAGCTGAAAACCTTTATCCGCGACCTGACGCCGGTGGTGGCCATGCAGCCCGACGCGCTGATCATGTCCGATCCCGGCCTGATTATGCTGGTGCGGGAGGCCTTTCCGTCGATGCCGATTCACCTGTCGGTGCAGGCCAACGCAGTCAACTGGGCGACAGTAAAATTCTGGCAGCAGAGGGGGCTGAGCCGGGTGATCCTGTCGCGTGAGCTGTCGCTGGAGGAGATCGCCGAGATCCGCCAGCAGGTACCGGAGATGGAGCTGGAAGTCTTTGTTCACGGTGCGCTCTGCATGGCCTATTCCGGTCGCTGTCTGCTGTCGGGCTACATGAACAAGCGCGACCCGAATCAGGGCACCTGCACCAACGCCTGCCGCTGGGAGTACAAAGTGGCCGAAGGTCAGCAGGATGAGGTGGGCAATATTGTGGGTATCCATGAGCCCATCGCGGTACAGGATGTGACCCCTACGCTGGGCGTAGGCCAGCCGACTGATAAGGTGTTTCTGCTGGAAGAGAAGATGAAACCGGGCGAGGTGATGAGCGCATTCGAAGATGAGCACGGCACTTACATTATGAATTCGCGCGATCTGCGTGCGGTCGCCCATGTGGAGCGGCTCAGCGGGATGGGCGTGCATTCGCTGAAAATTGAGGGCCGCACCAAGTCCTACTACTACTGCGCCCGGACCGCACAGGTCTATCGCCGGGCGATTGATGATGCTGCCGACGGTAAACCTTTTGATCCTTCGCTGCTGCAGACCCTGGAAGGTCTGGCCCATCGCGGTTATACCGAAGGCTTTCTGCGCCGCCACACCCATGACAGCTATCAGAACTATCAGCAGGGCTTTTCGGTTTCAGATCGCCAGCAGTTTGTCGGTGAATTTACCGGTGAGCGCCGGGGTGCGTGGGCGGAAGTGGCGGTGAAGAACAAGTTTATGCTGCATGACAGCACAGAGATCATGACACCGGCAGGGAATCTGCAGTGTCGGATCGATGCGCTGCAGAATGCGCGCGGTGAGCCCACGGAGATTGCGCCGGGCGATGGTCATCGCGTCTGGCTGCAGGTCCCTGAAGAGGTGGATCTGCAGTTTGCCCTGCTGCTGCGTAACTTCGATCACGGCGAGGATACCCGCGATCCGCACAACCGTTTACCAACGGAAACAATTTGTTGA
- the yegS gene encoding lipid kinase YegS codes for MDNKPLTLLILNGKGAGNEDLRDAITALREQGFNIAVRVTFEKGDGDRYVKEAIALRAETVVAGGGDGTINEIATALAASDAEYRPALGILPLGTANDFATSVGIPEEMEPALRLAIQGKAHAIDLARVNQSHYFINMATGGFGTRITTETPEKLKSALGGVSYFIHGLMRMDTLKPDTCEISGPDFAWQGDALVIGIGNGRQAGGGQRLCPSALINDGRLDVSIVTAQELLPTLLHSLTGDDDNPGIVTTQLESLTIRSPHEMTFNLDGEPLSGREFVIEVMAGALSCRLPPQCALLS; via the coding sequence ATGGATAATAAACCGCTTACGCTGCTCATCCTGAACGGAAAAGGCGCGGGTAATGAAGATCTGCGCGACGCGATTACTGCCCTGCGTGAACAAGGTTTCAACATTGCGGTGCGTGTCACGTTTGAAAAAGGGGACGGCGACCGTTACGTCAAAGAGGCGATTGCGCTGAGGGCGGAAACCGTAGTGGCAGGCGGTGGCGATGGCACCATCAATGAAATCGCGACGGCGCTGGCCGCGTCTGATGCGGAATATCGTCCGGCTCTGGGCATTCTGCCGCTGGGCACCGCCAATGACTTTGCCACCAGCGTCGGTATTCCCGAAGAGATGGAACCCGCTCTGCGGCTGGCGATCCAGGGTAAGGCGCATGCTATCGATCTGGCCCGGGTTAACCAGAGCCACTACTTCATTAATATGGCGACCGGTGGATTTGGCACCCGTATCACGACTGAGACACCGGAAAAGCTCAAGTCCGCGCTGGGCGGCGTCTCCTACTTTATTCACGGCCTGATGCGCATGGATACGCTCAAACCCGACACCTGTGAAATCAGCGGTCCCGATTTCGCCTGGCAGGGCGATGCGCTGGTGATCGGCATCGGTAATGGTCGCCAGGCGGGCGGCGGTCAGCGGTTATGCCCTTCTGCCCTGATCAACGATGGCCGGCTGGATGTGAGTATCGTGACCGCTCAGGAGCTGCTGCCCACGCTGCTGCACTCCCTGACCGGCGACGATGACAATCCGGGTATCGTCACCACGCAGCTCGAATCTCTGACCATCCGCTCTCCACATGAGATGACCTTTAACCTGGACGGTGAGCCGCTTTCCGGCCGCGAATTTGTTATTGAGGTTATGGCTGGGGCGCTGAGCTGCCGCCTGCCGCCGCAGTGCGCCCTGCTTTCCTGA
- the manD gene encoding D-mannonate dehydratase ManD: MKIVKAEVFVTCAGRNFVTLKITTDQGLTGVGDATLNGRELPVASYLKDHVCPQLIGRDAHQIEDIWQYFYKGAYWRRGPVTMSAISAVDMALWDIKGKAANMPVYQLLGGASRTGVMVYCHTTGHSIDEVMDDYARHKELGFKAIRAQCGVPGMKTTYGMAKGKGLAYEPATKGNWPEEQLWSTEKYLDFTPKLFAAIRDKFGFDEHLLHDMHHRLTPIEAARFGKSVEDYRLFWMEDPTPAENQACFRLIRQHTVTPIAVGEVFNSIWDCKQLIEEQLIDYIRTTITHAGGITGMRRIADFASLYQVRTGSHGPSDLSPICMAAALHFDLWVPNFGVQEYMGFSEQMMALFDASWRFDQGYMHPGDKPGLGIDFNEKLAAKYPYEPAYLPVARLEDGTLWNW, translated from the coding sequence ATGAAAATTGTTAAGGCGGAAGTCTTTGTCACCTGTGCAGGCAGGAACTTTGTCACGCTGAAGATCACCACCGATCAGGGCCTGACCGGCGTGGGTGACGCCACACTCAACGGCCGCGAGCTGCCGGTCGCCTCCTACCTGAAAGATCATGTCTGTCCGCAACTGATCGGCCGCGATGCCCATCAGATCGAGGATATCTGGCAATACTTCTATAAGGGCGCTTACTGGCGTCGCGGTCCCGTAACGATGTCCGCGATCTCTGCCGTCGATATGGCGCTGTGGGATATCAAAGGCAAAGCCGCAAATATGCCGGTTTACCAGCTGCTGGGCGGCGCTTCCCGTACCGGGGTGATGGTCTATTGCCACACCACCGGCCACTCTATCGATGAAGTCATGGATGATTACGCCAGGCACAAAGAGCTGGGTTTTAAAGCGATTCGCGCGCAGTGCGGCGTGCCGGGAATGAAAACCACCTATGGCATGGCGAAAGGCAAAGGGCTGGCGTATGAACCGGCGACCAAAGGCAACTGGCCGGAAGAGCAGCTCTGGTCAACCGAGAAGTATCTCGACTTCACCCCAAAACTGTTCGCCGCCATCCGCGATAAATTTGGTTTCGATGAGCATCTGCTGCATGACATGCACCATCGCCTGACGCCGATTGAGGCGGCCCGCTTTGGCAAGAGCGTGGAGGACTATCGCCTGTTCTGGATGGAGGATCCAACGCCTGCGGAAAATCAGGCCTGCTTCCGCCTCATCCGTCAGCACACCGTGACCCCGATTGCGGTGGGCGAAGTGTTCAACAGCATCTGGGATTGCAAGCAGCTGATTGAAGAGCAGCTGATCGACTATATCCGCACCACCATTACACACGCAGGCGGCATTACCGGCATGCGGCGTATCGCTGATTTTGCCTCGCTTTATCAGGTACGCACCGGCTCGCACGGTCCTTCCGATCTCTCGCCGATCTGCATGGCGGCGGCGCTGCACTTTGACCTCTGGGTGCCGAATTTCGGCGTGCAGGAGTATATGGGCTTCTCTGAACAGATGATGGCGCTGTTTGATGCGAGCTGGCGCTTTGACCAGGGCTACATGCATCCTGGCGACAAGCCCGGCCTCGGCATCGACTTTAACGAAAAACTGGCGGCGAAATATCCCTATGAGCCTGCTTATCTGCCGGTCGCCCGTCTTGAAGATGGCACCCTCTGGAACTGGTAA